In the Blautia faecicola genome, GGTTCCTCGTGATTCAGACAGTATAAGTGGATGTATTCCCAAAATTTTTTTATCATTGTTATCTCCTTTATTAAAGTATGCCAGAAAATTTATACCCCTTTGATTCTCATATAAGCTACCTAGAAAGAAAGCTGCTTTTGAGCAGCTTTTTCTTATTGTTTTTGATTTTTACAGAGAACCACTGATCAAATTCTCAATTTCAGTAACTTCTTCCCTGGATTCAGCTACATCTGGAACAGACTCCTTATTTGCTAGTTGTTCATTTTTTTGAATTCCGAATCCATGAAGACCAGTTGCTGCTGGTATAAGGCCACAATCTACATCAAGTGCTATTGTTTTTTCAGCTTTTCTTGGAGATTTGTACAAATATGCGATGTCTTCAACATTCAGATTTTGGAAGCGTATCGTCTTTGCTTCATTGATCTTTTTTTCTGGTGTATATGCAGAGAGTCTTGCACAGATGACATCTCCTTCCTGATAATCGAAAACGGGCAGACGTCCTCCTGTGTAATACCGAAGAGTAAATCTGGATGCACGCATATCGTTTCCACCTCCTGCAGTCTCAATAATCAGTTTCGCCCAGTTGTTTCCCAAAGTCGGGGGGATTGATTTGATTACTTTTCCGGCTACAAACGAACGAAAAACCGGCTCTGGATAAAAGGTTCCAATGTCTCCGCCGAATCTTTTTGCCAGTTCCGTAGTTTCTTTTTCAACACTTGTACCCACAAAGAACATTACTTCCGAATCTTTTCTTAACGAATCATTATGATAATTAAAGCCCCTGGTGTAACCTGTTACTATCACGCGGTCCTTTTTTCCAATTTTAACATTTGTCTTTGTTTCCAAATTAATATCCAATTTAAGGACATTTCCTCTTCTTTCCTTTACAAGCAATGTTAGTATCGTTTTTCTATATTCGTTCCATCCTATGTTAAGAACGATACCTCTTGCAACAAATTCATTTACATATGTCATTTCTGCGCTCATTACATTGATTCCTCCTTGATATAGATTGATATACTACCTAGATTAAGTATACCTTTTTACCAGAATAATTCAGAAAAATACGACACGCTATGGCATACTTTATTTAGATAGTGAATATGTTGTTAGATTAGCTTTCAATTAAAAATTAGAGGAAGGAGAGTCCACTCAAAAAAACAAATATACAAAAACTTGTGAGTAGATATGATTTCGGTCAATCCAAAGCATACACGATGAAATAGTAAGTGGAACTCGTGAGAGTCTACATTATCTCAACGTGAGTATATTTACACATATTTTGAGTGGCAGATGAAGTGTAGCTATGGAAGATAACTATAATAACGATATTATGTCTCAAGAAACAGATTATAAAACAAAACTTTCAGCTGATTTAGACCTTGAAGATAAGGGCTCTGTCTTTGGAAGATATAAAAAAATGTTTTTCTTATTAATTGGTATAGGTCTCGTCTACATCCTTGTATTTCTTATGTATACCGCCAAAATAATCAGTTTGTTTTTTTCAAATTGCATCTTGATCCCATTTACATTACTTATTTTAGCTGTATGTTCTAAATTCATAATCCGATAAAGTCAAAGGGCATTCCACCTTTTCAGATAGCCGTACACTGGAAAGGTGGATTTTTTTCTTTTTTTTTGATTGTTGGGCACTCTTTATATGTTAAATGAAAATCTGGAGAAAAAATAAGGAGGAACCAACACCATGTCTGATTCATTTAGAATTAACACTTTACTTTATGCCACAGCACTAAAAAAACAGTTGACTTGTTGTCCTGGGATTACTATAGGAATGACAAGTGGTACTACAAAAAGCAAACACAGAACTGCTAGTAACAATGCCGATGCGAAAATTTCTATGATTGCACTGGCATTTGATCAATTTGTATCTGAAACCAGTACGCCCTATGCATTTGTAGAGTTGGATGCAGGAGCAGTATATATGGAGCGGTCCGGCTTCAAAGGAATCTTGAGTTCTGATATGGTCCTTTCAACTAATAGGCGTCCAGAACCAGCTGACATTGTAGCGTTGCTGTTCGTTCACACACTTGCTAGTCGAAAAAATGAAGAATTCAACCATATATGTTCTGAACTATTCGAACTCTACAACGCTTTTTCTGTTGTTTCGGACGATCAAATGATTGCACTGTTGTGCGATTCATATTATTACGGAACATTAAAAAAAGAGAATCATCCATATATCCACTCAAATATTGTGGATGAGTCCACGTTATTAGCGTGTGTTCGTTCATCAAATCCTAGAGAAATTCCGGAATTAAAAGGAACCAACACAGTAAAACCAGGCTTTGCTTTCAGAAAGGCAAAGAAAAAGAAAAACGTTGAAGAAAACGATCTTCGTATTTTCATAAATGATTGCAAAGCCGGAAAATTCCTGGTTGATTTCTCCTGGGAAGATTCACAAACCGAATATGTACAGTCCTTGCAGCAACTGGATGGCTATATTCCAAATTACGAATTTCAATCCATACTTAAAAAGATCAAGTACCGAACCGACAAAGTATTAAAACGTCTTCCGGATCTTGATCTGGCAAAAGGAGAAGACCGAATTACTGCTATAGGTAACGACTACATTAATCTTACCTTAAGTGGCAAACCTGGAACCGGAAAGACCAAACTCGCTTATATGCTTGCTGCAGCAACTGGACTTCCTATTTACACGGTTTCGAATTCTCATAACACAGATGAGGACGAATACGAAGGAAAAACAAAGATGATTGATGGAAGAGCAGTGTCTGTAGAAACTGATACACTGAAATGCGTGGAAAAAGGAGGAAACTTTAAGTAATCAAATTCATTGTCAATAGTGATTAAATGTGTTAAAATATACTCATGGAGGGCATTATTATGAACACATCTAATATCACTAATTACAAACCAAAAGATTTTGCTGAATTATTGGGTGTCTCAGTCAAAACGTTACAACGTTGGGAT is a window encoding:
- a CDS encoding AAA family ATPase, translated to MSDSFRINTLLYATALKKQLTCCPGITIGMTSGTTKSKHRTASNNADAKISMIALAFDQFVSETSTPYAFVELDAGAVYMERSGFKGILSSDMVLSTNRRPEPADIVALLFVHTLASRKNEEFNHICSELFELYNAFSVVSDDQMIALLCDSYYYGTLKKENHPYIHSNIVDESTLLACVRSSNPREIPELKGTNTVKPGFAFRKAKKKKNVEENDLRIFINDCKAGKFLVDFSWEDSQTEYVQSLQQLDGYIPNYEFQSILKKIKYRTDKVLKRLPDLDLAKGEDRITAIGNDYINLTLSGKPGTGKTKLAYMLAAATGLPIYTVSNSHNTDEDEYEGKTKMIDGRAVSVETDTLKCVEKGGNFK